A genomic segment from Primulina huaijiensis isolate GDHJ02 unplaced genomic scaffold, ASM1229523v2 scaffold43269, whole genome shotgun sequence encodes:
- the LOC140969988 gene encoding uncharacterized protein: MEELQSALNAHMDQMADLVEKLTAELRSGLKPAYENFLGFFHAINWKEPWLICLISIHVFLLLVTFASRKNVNFQMCLFLLALGGVYLAERLNSFLAGNWRSFAGQNYFDPHGLFLSVLWSGPLLVIAVLILVNTLFSTCQLIVRWKRAELRHRARAASNKED; encoded by the exons ATGGAGGAGCTACAATCCGCCCTGAACGCGCATATGGATCAAATGGCAGATCTGGTGGAAAAGCTTACTGCAGAGCTCCGCTCTGGACTCAAGCCCGCGTATGAaaattttttgggtttttttcaTGCCATTAATTGGAAG GAACCTTGGTTGATATGTCTTATTTCCATCCATGTGTTCTTACTGCTAGTAACTTTTGCATCTAGGAAGAACGTCAACTTTCAGATGTGTTTGTTTCTTCTTGCAC TTGGAGGAGTTTATCTTGCTGAGAGGCTTAATAGTTTCTTAGCTGGAAATTGGAGAAGTTTTGCAGGGCAAAACTATTTTGATCCGCATGGACTTTTTCTGTCAGTACTTTGGTCTGGGCCACTGTTGGTGATTGCGGTCCTGATCTTG GTGAACACATTGTTTTCGACGTGCCAATTGATTGTTAGATGGAAACGAGCTGAGCTCAGACATCGTGCGAGAGCAGCTAGTAACAAAGAGGATTGA
- the LOC140969993 gene encoding GRAS family protein RAM1-like, whose protein sequence is MEGMDHEEFLSLGLAVTDYKSGCERKRKRKRMELAFPSDSSDEICEGSKIFSLLQLREQMMKIGHKAIKGPLSHHEDGKELHLIHLLLISATLINENKVASAMENLTQLYHNVCLTGDSIQRVATYFADGLVARLLTRKSPFYNMIMKIPTPDEEFLAFTELYKVSPFYQFAHFTANQAILEAFEREEDSNNRALHVIDFDVSYGFQWPSLLQSLSEKATSNNQIWIKITGFGRSLEELQETESRLVSFAKSFRNLVFEFHGLVRSPSTIKLVKPKKKKNETLAFNLVFHLNSLNSFSEITETLTYLNTIRPSIVVLVEQEGTRNTHNFLSRFVESLHYFAAIFDSLDDCLPIDSAERLRIEKNHLGKEIKSVLNHDHRLENENNCPRFEKMETWKWRMESHGFSGIKQSSVSIMQAKLLLKMRSHCCPPAYNDGENGGFRVFERDEGRIISLGWQERILITASSWCCV, encoded by the coding sequence ATGGAGGGTATGGATCATGAGGAGTTTTTGAGTCTTGGGCTTGCTGTTACGGATTATAAGTCGGGTTGCGAGAGGAAGAGGAAAAGGAAGAGAATGGAACTCGCTTTTCCCTCGGATTCGAGTGATGAAATCTGTGAAGGAAGTAAAATATTCTCACTCCTTCAATTGAGGGAACAAATGATGAAGATTGGTCACAAGGCCATCAAAGGTCCCTTATCTCACCATGAAGATGGAAAAGAACTTCATTTGATCCACTTGCTGCTCATATCCGCCACCTTAATTAATGAAAACAAAGTTGCCTCAGCTATGGAGAACCTCACACAATTGTATCATAATGTGTGCTTGACAGGAGATTCTATCCAAAGGGTTGCCACCTATTTTGCTGATGGCCTCGTTGCAAGGCTACTGACACGAAAATCGCCGTTTTACAACATGATAATGAAGATCCCAACTCCTGATGAAGAGTTCTTGGCATTCACAGAACTCTACAAGGTGTCACCGTTCTATCAATTTGCTCATTTTACTGCAAATCAAGCCATTCTTGAAGCCTTTGAGAGAGAGGAAGATTCAAACAATAGAGCCTTGCATGTCATCGATTTCGACGTATCATATGGATTCCAATGGCCTTCTTTGCTACAATCTCTCTCAGAAAAGGCAACTTCCAACAATCAAATTTGGATCAAGATAACCGGATTTGGCAGAAGCTTGGAGGAACTTCAAGAAACAGAATCAAGATTAGTGAGTTTCGCCAAAAGCTTCAGGAATTTAGTCTTCGAGTTCCATGGCTTGGTAAGATCACCAAGCACCATCAAGCTCGTGAAACCGAAGAAAAAGAAGAACGAAACACTGGCATTCAACTTAGTATTTCATCTAAATTCATTAAACAGCTTCTCCGAGATCACGGAGACCTTAACATACTTAAACACGATACGTCCCTCCATCGTCGTGCTTGTGGAACAAGAAGGAACCAGAAACACACACAATTTCCTATCAAGATTCGTCGAATCGCTGCATTATTTCGCAGCCATTTTCGATTCATTGGACGACTGTCTCCCGATCGACAGCGCTGAGAGGTTAAGAATTGAGAAGAACCATCTAGGAAAAGAGATCAAAAGCGTGCTAAATCATGATCATAGATTAGAGAATGAGAATAACTGTCCAAGATTCGAGAAGATGGAGACATGGAAATGGAGAATGGAGAGCCATGGTTTCTCGGGGATTAAGCAAAGTTCAGTCTCCATAATGCAGGCAAAATTACTGCTGAAAATGAGAAGCCATTGTTGTCCTCCAGCATATAATGATGGAGAAAATGGGGGTTTCAGAGTTTTTGAAAGAGATGAAGGCAGAATCATATCTTTGGGGTGGCAGGAAAGGATTCTGATCACTGCCTCCTCTTGGTGCTGTGTATGA